A single window of Hemibagrus wyckioides isolate EC202008001 linkage group LG28, SWU_Hwy_1.0, whole genome shotgun sequence DNA harbors:
- the foxd1 gene encoding forkhead box protein D1 produces MTLSSEMSDACALSEEPDIDVVGEGDDDDIDAPARSRPYDDDEFPRARDELFLAASSPCADSVHGAAGSGVRDAYKPASKNALVKPPYSYIALITMAILQSPKKRLTLSEICDFISNRFPYYREKFPAWQNSIRHNLSLNDCFVKIPREPGNPGKGNYWTLDPESADMFDNGSFLRRRKRFKRQQAPELLREHGTFVPAYGYGAYGCGYGLQLHSAYHTHSTLFTFQQQQQQQAPPSSRHTGTLIPAPSLMPNTAELARSRFYPPLSPGISSPVQTATKSPVHRSPFSIESLIGSAGSPAHAHCASRTPPAPFGPSGAAAEKFPTRIVSGTSGC; encoded by the coding sequence ATGACTCTAAGCTCCGAGATGTCGGACGCGTGTGCGCTCTCAGAAGAGCCGGACATCGACGTGGTGGGCGAAGGAGACGACGACGACATCGACGCACCCGCACGCTCGCGCCCCTATGACGACGACGAATTTCCGCGCGCTCGTGACGAGCTCTTCCTCGCCGCCTCGTCTCCGTGCGCGGATTCGGTTCACGGCGCAGCCGGCTCGGGCGTGCGCGACGCGTACAAACCGGCGAGCAAGAACGCGCTGGTGAAGCCGCCATACTCGTACATCGCGCTCATCACCATGGCCATTCTTCAGAGTCCCAAGAAGCGGCTGACGCTCAGCGAGATCTGTGATTTCATCAGCAACCGCTTTCCGTACTACCGCGAGAAGTTTCCCGCTTGGCAGAACTCGATCCGCCACAATCTGTCACTCAACGACTGTTTCGTCAAGATCCCCCGCGAGCCCGGCAACCCGGGCAAGGGTAACTACTGGACGCTGGACCCGGAGTCGGCCGACATGTTTGACAACGGCAGCTTCCTGCGCCGGCGAAAGCGCTTCAAACGCCAGCAGGCACCCGAGCTCCTCCGGGAGCATGGCACTTTCGTCCCTGCATACGGCTACGGAGCTTATGGTTGTGGATACGGCCTTCAACTGCACTCGGCATATCACACGCATTCCACGCTCTTTACcttccagcagcagcagcaacaacaggcGCCTCCGTCTTCAAGGCACACCGGAACTCTGATCCCCGCGCCTTCCCTTATGCCAAACACAGCCGAACTCGCGCGCTCCCGTTTCTATCCACCGTTGAGTCCCGGGATTTCCTCCCCGGTACAGACTGCCACCAAATCCCCGGTACACCGCTCACCATTCTCCATAGAAAGCCTCATAGGGAGCGCAGGGAGCCCAGCGCATGCGCATTGTGCCTCACGGACTCCGCCGGCGCCTTTCGGACCGAGTGGAGCAGCAGCCGAAAAGTTTCCCACACGGATTGTCAGTGGCACAAGCGGCTGTTAA